The following is a genomic window from Bombus vancouverensis nearcticus chromosome 15, iyBomVanc1_principal, whole genome shotgun sequence.
GTGGAGAATCAGCTAAAACTTTATAATGAATCTGATAGCAACAGAAATTTCTCTGAAAATTTAAGAGCGGATACTGTTCGAATGATGCGGTAAAGTGATTacgatattttgttatatatatttttttgttacagtacattacaaataataattaatctAATTTTAGAGAGGCCGATGAGAAAGTACAGAACGGCCAAACTGAAAGCGGTCGTAAATTGGGAGAAAGAATTACGGATACTACTTTTTGGAGGAATGAAGTGGCTTCAGAACTGGAAAgattaataatagaaaatacaagAATGCAAGAGTGCCGTCGAAACTTACAAACAACGATACAAAGTTTAGAGGGTCAACTGCACATAGCGCAGGAATGTTTATATTATCGTGAAGCTAGGACAggtttataatatttatctccataaattaataaatctcaCCAATGTTCATAAAATATCTTATGTCCTTTAAAATACAGGTTCTGATTTGGTGCATGACCAAGCTGAGCACGTTCTTTTAAAAGAGGTTGAGGTAGTCAGAAATTGTCAAAATAAGTTAGAACACTTTACGGACAAATGTGTTAATCAGGTAAGTACAaaatcataatttcatactaatCATTGCAATCTCTTGCTTTATACTCAGCTTACAAACAGTAGAGCAGTACAAAATCAGTtagaaattgatataaaaaataaagaaactgcACTTGGAATTGATGTTACTTGTCACCAAATGAATAATTTCAGTCGTGGATTAAAATATTACGGTGGTATTGAAAAATATGATCCAAGGTAAGTTCATATTAAACTGTGATTTACGATCGTAATTTATGTCGTATATCTTAAGTGTTACAGAAGCCGAATCATGGGCTGAAGCTTCCAATAATGTagtaaaaaaatcacaaaaagaacGGGAGAAATCTAATCAATTACGAAGCGATATAGAAGTCGCGATAGATGCAGTTGGTCATGAGATGTGGGAAGCATGGggaaatacaaataatgcaTTAGCCAGGAGAGCTGCAGAAATGCTTGAAGcaaaagaaaaattacaaatacatttacataaagtaattaaaaatatcttgaTCTTTAAACTTTTGTTGTATAATTGATGTATGTAACTACAGATCCAACAAGAAATTTTTGCAATTGAAAAAAATCTACAATTAATGCAAAAAGCCATCACAGATAAAAGTTCTGCTCTTAAAATCGCACACACTCGATTAGAAAGCAGAATACATCGACCAGCTACAGAATTATGTAAAGATCATGCTCAACTTAGGTATAGTCAagaaatttatgtaaaatttaatgATAGTAATCGTAAAcatctttaaattttcaaacaaattttcaCTTACGTAGGATGATTGAGGAAGTAGaaacaataaatacaatgatacatgatatgaatttaaaattacaaagaTTTGAAGCACAACATCAACAACTTTTACGCACTAGATCTAATTTAGAAAGTGATTTAAAATCCAAAGTTGATTCATTATTTATTGATAGGGAAAAGTGTATGGGCATGCGAAGAAGTTATCCGATTGCATCAGTTATAAAGTTTTGAATTATATATGCAACACGTTTCTAactgtaaatatataaaaaacgaTGTCATTTATTTGTtctgtttattattttttataatatcatacataaaaaacTTATTTTATCGTTCGACTGTTTTGTAAAAGTGTAATAAAAATAGCTTTTTACTCTTTTAAGTATGTCTCTGTTTTTAACAATAACAAAAAAGTTATTAACACTGAATTTAATAGTACGTAAGATTACTTTATTAACGAAATAAATCtaatatgtttaatatattgtaatatcaCATTAGCCATTCTGCTATTGTATTCTTACATACAGTTAATGACCCAAATCTAAACTTTCTGTATTTCTGCTATGAATTTTAGAACTATTCATGCAGagcaataaatatttaatctacATATTTTAATGTATAAAGAGATTAACACGTTTGCTGTCAGtatcatatatgtatgtgttaATTTAGATATAATCTTAATGTGTGAgataaatattaggttgtccgaaaagtttctttcgttttataaagaaataatagacgcacaatgttttctgttttatattagtttattgaattattcacaaacataatagaaatagaacgaaatggatcatacctaattcaataaaataatataaaacagaaattgttactcatctattatcaccttatgaaacgaaagaaacttttcggacaacctaatagatatattatatttagcATGCTTGGATGAAAAAAATCGCAATTATTGACCAGTGATGGATGTTTTGTTCTAATGCACTATAGTAACAAACGTGTTAGGTGATACTTCTTATTTGTAAACCACTATTTACAAAGTTTTTCATATCAAGTTATTCGTTGATGTAAAAAAGTAGTACATTATAGAAATTCATTCAaaatcatctttttttttttcatttatatttttagtcCATCTGAAAGCTGCTATTTTATCATAGATTTTCATTACAGCTGAGTCTGTATCATATTGATCTTTCAGGTAGAAAATTTTAACATTCTCTTGTGGATAACATtctaaaatattccatttttcaaataattttaggGCATTCTTTATTGAATCAATAGATAAACATTCACCtatatcaaaataaaattaatgataCATTACTTTATAAtgcaatatatgtacatatatttatatattataaaaatatagttaTTTGCCATTACTTACTGTATTTTATTATGCCATGATCTATATTTGTCTTTATGTCATTTAAAATTTTTTGAATTAAATCTTTCTCGCTTAGCGATTGACCTACTAAATCTTTAAGAGACAAAATGGTAAAAGTATAAACATCTACTAAAGGTTGTAACATTATGTGAAGATATTCCACATGTTTTGCATATTCCGATAGTAAGTTTAACTAGAAGAAACGATTAAATTAGATCACAATTCCGTTATTAGAAAATATGTCTAAATTAAAGAATAACTTACTTTGTACCGAATACTTTTAGATCTATTCTTATTACGATATTCTTCATCTGAACTATCATCAAAATTTTTTGCGAATCTTTTACTCCATAGTTCCTCTTCTAAATAAGATTCCtatcaaataatttatatgaGTAACCTATTAGTAataatgattaataataataaacctaTTAGAATAACTTTATGTTAAGTATACACTACCtcttgtaaaataataatcTCTTTATGTGAGAGATTTACCACAGTGTCTATAATGACGCGTTCTAATTCCTCACATGGCTTGCAGAAAATAAAttcgtatttaaaaatatcacaAAGTTTAAGTGATTTTTCTACCAAAAGATCTTGAGACACTATAATATTGTTTTGATCAAAACCTATAGGATCATTGATTTGTGACTGTAATTCAGCATACAAAGCTGTTACTGCAAATGTAgtaaacaaattattaaattgaataaattaatataatttacgaAACAATATGTTCTCTTACCCACTATGCTATCCATAGCAAAACATGTTACCACTGTATTACTATAATAAGATAGTTCGATTACATTTGGTAGAAACGACATAGGACGGATTACGGTAACGAAATTTGATTGAGTTAACTGACTATCAGCTGTTTCTATAATTTCGTGATTTTTTAGTTTTACTAAATCTGGACCTAAGATGTCTAACTAAAAGAATGAGTCAACATATATTCTTTTatcataataaaatatttataacataattATCTTACTAACAGCATGTTTTATGATATCAATATTTTGTCCACAAAATGCAATGTTTTTAGTACGACTTTCTAACTGGTGTCTTATGAAATCAAATGCTTCAACTAATTCATCCAAGGTACAACCATCTCGAAATATATATAGAAGGATGAACGCAACAACGTTAGTCGACATTATTGGCATTGCATTACTACAATCtaaaaaatattgtacattaatattgaacaaagaaacaaattaatgCTTTTAGAGGTGTTTTGTCCTTACTATATACAACGTGCCGTGCAAGACTGTCAACTAGTTGACGGTATTCTTCTGCAACTACATCTGTACCATACAGCGATGAGCTAGATACTGTCGACCTTAAAGGCTTTTCAGCAGGAGATATTTTTACTCCATTCAATTTTGATTGATTTTGGAAAGACTTTAACATTTCCTTTTCAGAAAgcaataaaattatgaaatttagtGATAAATGTCATCCATGACattaaaaagaatttaaataacTTACCTTGAGTGAAAAGGGTTGACAAATATCAATTTTCATAATTCCATAATTTGTTAATAAAGTAGAAAACATGGCTTTCATTGTAGATATAaatgtttctttcttctttggtTGACCTAGATGCTCTTGAACAAAATTTCCATCAATAAGACGTTCATAATTTGGTACAACAGGTACTATCATTGCATCTTCAATAATTCCCTCCATGTATGCATCAAGAATGACACTCAAAATGCCACCTTTTGGCATGCATGGTTTACCAGTTCTTGTACGTGTACCTTCTAAAAAGAATTCTATAATATGACCCTCTTTTAATTTTTGCAGTATG
Proteins encoded in this region:
- the LOC117164399 gene encoding tektin-3, whose translation is MEQIIGPPIPVRVGEFHKTPKPHPWRPTLGYEIVETSPLPAQPMTNLLANTCYMPKGMSTEPLRFPNLVTGFDRNPAHAARAALFTRYGPYEWVENQLKLYNESDSNRNFSENLRADTVRMMREADEKVQNGQTESGRKLGERITDTTFWRNEVASELERLIIENTRMQECRRNLQTTIQSLEGQLHIAQECLYYREARTGSDLVHDQAEHVLLKEVEVVRNCQNKLEHFTDKCVNQLTNSRAVQNQLEIDIKNKETALGIDVTCHQMNNFSRGLKYYGGIEKYDPSVTEAESWAEASNNVVKKSQKEREKSNQLRSDIEVAIDAVGHEMWEAWGNTNNALARRAAEMLEAKEKLQIHLHKIQQEIFAIEKNLQLMQKAITDKSSALKIAHTRLESRIHRPATELCKDHAQLRMIEEVETINTMIHDMNLKLQRFEAQHQQLLRTRSNLESDLKSKVDSLFIDREKCMGMRRSYPIASVIKF
- the mino gene encoding glycerol-3-phosphate acyltransferase mino isoform X1 — translated: MGGLIEIFLFFGVLFYFFNFGASSMIDIVSTRLQEVYAKWNRRTEIKRNPELNTVRFSIKELRRTGQQMHKKKLQDKEQARKVRESSLFQIKETEPLIPTVTESSLFLHYCCNSCTPSSRNSLVNIASKQYAPFGTNVLLMESHQSLFHRILPRAIRVCSFKEHDYSRESILESDNLKEATKLVASEIIKDEGCSETVALEKAKERAKTILAQMESKPNNLFIRITSWITYILLPCFMQSVIILPSQIEMLKKANETGLPVILLPLHRSHMDYSIITFLHVMYGIKCPLIAAGDNLKMPFFGYVINIYRVSYYNTMLLLSKFYVSNRKLLQGLGAFFIKRRIDPVIGRKDILYRAILQTYILQKLKEGHIIEFFLEGTRTRTGKPCMPKGGILSVILDAYMEGIIEDAMIVPVVPNYERLIDGNFVQEHLGQPKKKETFISTMKAMFSTLLTNYGIMKIDICQPFSLKEMLKSFQNQSKLNGVKISPAEKPLRSTVSSSSLYGTDVVAEEYRQLVDSLARHVVYNCSNAMPIMSTNVVAFILLYIFRDGCTLDELVEAFDFIRHQLESRTKNIAFCGQNIDIIKHALDILGPDLVKLKNHEIIETADSQLTQSNFVTVIRPMSFLPNVIELSYYSNTVVTCFAMDSIVVTALYAELQSQINDPIGFDQNNIIVSQDLLVEKSLKLCDIFKYEFIFCKPCEELERVIIDTVVNLSHKEIIILQEESYLEEELWSKRFAKNFDDSSDEEYRNKNRSKSIRYKLNLLSEYAKHVEYLHIMLQPLVDVYTFTILSLKDLVGQSLSEKDLIQKILNDIKTNIDHGIIKYSECLSIDSIKNALKLFEKWNILECYPQENVKIFYLKDQYDTDSAVMKIYDKIAAFRWTKNINEKKKDDFE
- the mino gene encoding glycerol-3-phosphate acyltransferase mino isoform X2 — encoded protein: MGGLIEIFLFFGVLFYFFNFGASSMIDIVSTRLQEVYAKWNRRTEIKRNPELNTVRFSIKELRRTGQQMHKKKLQDKEQARKVRESSLFQIKETEPLIPTVTESSLFLHYCCNSCTPSSRNSLVNIASKQYAPFGTNVLLMESHQSLFHRILPRAIRVCSFKEHDYSRESILESDNLKEATKLVASEIIKDEGCSETVALEKAKERAKTILAQMESKPNNLFIRITSWITYILLPCFMQSVIILPSQIEMLKKANETGLPVILLPLHRSHMDYSIITFLHVMYGIKCPLIAAGDNLKMPFFGKLLQGLGAFFIKRRIDPVIGRKDILYRAILQTYILQKLKEGHIIEFFLEGTRTRTGKPCMPKGGILSVILDAYMEGIIEDAMIVPVVPNYERLIDGNFVQEHLGQPKKKETFISTMKAMFSTLLTNYGIMKIDICQPFSLKEMLKSFQNQSKLNGVKISPAEKPLRSTVSSSSLYGTDVVAEEYRQLVDSLARHVVYNCSNAMPIMSTNVVAFILLYIFRDGCTLDELVEAFDFIRHQLESRTKNIAFCGQNIDIIKHALDILGPDLVKLKNHEIIETADSQLTQSNFVTVIRPMSFLPNVIELSYYSNTVVTCFAMDSIVVTALYAELQSQINDPIGFDQNNIIVSQDLLVEKSLKLCDIFKYEFIFCKPCEELERVIIDTVVNLSHKEIIILQEESYLEEELWSKRFAKNFDDSSDEEYRNKNRSKSIRYKLNLLSEYAKHVEYLHIMLQPLVDVYTFTILSLKDLVGQSLSEKDLIQKILNDIKTNIDHGIIKYSECLSIDSIKNALKLFEKWNILECYPQENVKIFYLKDQYDTDSAVMKIYDKIAAFRWTKNINEKKKDDFE
- the mino gene encoding glycerol-3-phosphate acyltransferase mino isoform X3; this encodes MIDIVSTRLQEVYAKWNRRTEIKRNPELNTVRFSIKELRRTGQQMHKKKLQDKEQARKVRESSLFQIKETEPLIPTVTESSLFLHYCCNSCTPSSRNSLVNIASKQYAPFGTNVLLMESHQSLFHRILPRAIRVCSFKEHDYSRESILESDNLKEATKLVASEIIKDEGCSETVALEKAKERAKTILAQMESKPNNLFIRITSWITYILLPCFMQSVIILPSQIEMLKKANETGLPVILLPLHRSHMDYSIITFLHVMYGIKCPLIAAGDNLKMPFFGKLLQGLGAFFIKRRIDPVIGRKDILYRAILQTYILQKLKEGHIIEFFLEGTRTRTGKPCMPKGGILSVILDAYMEGIIEDAMIVPVVPNYERLIDGNFVQEHLGQPKKKETFISTMKAMFSTLLTNYGIMKIDICQPFSLKEMLKSFQNQSKLNGVKISPAEKPLRSTVSSSSLYGTDVVAEEYRQLVDSLARHVVYNCSNAMPIMSTNVVAFILLYIFRDGCTLDELVEAFDFIRHQLESRTKNIAFCGQNIDIIKHALDILGPDLVKLKNHEIIETADSQLTQSNFVTVIRPMSFLPNVIELSYYSNTVVTCFAMDSIVVTALYAELQSQINDPIGFDQNNIIVSQDLLVEKSLKLCDIFKYEFIFCKPCEELERVIIDTVVNLSHKEIIILQEESYLEEELWSKRFAKNFDDSSDEEYRNKNRSKSIRYKLNLLSEYAKHVEYLHIMLQPLVDVYTFTILSLKDLVGQSLSEKDLIQKILNDIKTNIDHGIIKYSECLSIDSIKNALKLFEKWNILECYPQENVKIFYLKDQYDTDSAVMKIYDKIAAFRWTKNINEKKKDDFE
- the mino gene encoding glycerol-3-phosphate acyltransferase mino isoform X4 → MESHQSLFHRILPRAIRVCSFKEHDYSRESILESDNLKEATKLVASEIIKDEGCSETVALEKAKERAKTILAQMESKPNNLFIRITSWITYILLPCFMQSVIILPSQIEMLKKANETGLPVILLPLHRSHMDYSIITFLHVMYGIKCPLIAAGDNLKMPFFGKLLQGLGAFFIKRRIDPVIGRKDILYRAILQTYILQKLKEGHIIEFFLEGTRTRTGKPCMPKGGILSVILDAYMEGIIEDAMIVPVVPNYERLIDGNFVQEHLGQPKKKETFISTMKAMFSTLLTNYGIMKIDICQPFSLKEMLKSFQNQSKLNGVKISPAEKPLRSTVSSSSLYGTDVVAEEYRQLVDSLARHVVYNCSNAMPIMSTNVVAFILLYIFRDGCTLDELVEAFDFIRHQLESRTKNIAFCGQNIDIIKHALDILGPDLVKLKNHEIIETADSQLTQSNFVTVIRPMSFLPNVIELSYYSNTVVTCFAMDSIVVTALYAELQSQINDPIGFDQNNIIVSQDLLVEKSLKLCDIFKYEFIFCKPCEELERVIIDTVVNLSHKEIIILQEESYLEEELWSKRFAKNFDDSSDEEYRNKNRSKSIRYKLNLLSEYAKHVEYLHIMLQPLVDVYTFTILSLKDLVGQSLSEKDLIQKILNDIKTNIDHGIIKYSECLSIDSIKNALKLFEKWNILECYPQENVKIFYLKDQYDTDSAVMKIYDKIAAFRWTKNINEKKKDDFE